From Desulforegula conservatrix Mb1Pa, a single genomic window includes:
- a CDS encoding diguanylate cyclase, with protein MIADQLLDIVDNGVVIIDEDYSVIKWNPWMEKFSGIKASEISNKPLFDFYPHLKESPGFIRNTKSVFKFKNVVFMSQKLHKFLFPMTPRHIKTGFEFMQQRCTMGPLHDAEGRYRYLYIIVYDVTELAASELENRKLSVTDALTGSYNRRFFENRLKEEFDRHARYHRPLSIIVFDIDFFKQVNDTYGHLGGDFILKNFAEKIRNRIRSVDLFARYGGEEFCCLLPETCNNEAVKLGESIRLLIEDSYFNYNDTSIRITVSQGVAELLPDKDTPDSFFKRADKALYVSKETGRNKVTSGNSLPELIENNEQDSITHDQGCPKCGSPLHFKDNPVSTKCDICKKARVAVVQCGNGHSVCDSCQNKRIATLIQNICLTTEEKDMIVLLETIIGQAAIAVCSPAYHLLVPAVILTTYRNLGGNISETQIKTGLERGKSIPYGSCGFSGICAASAGVGIALSIILEASPDKMKERNLLIKLTGQINQSLSQSYSHTSCFNNVVKALSELAEVSDQILPFRLLASEPHRKD; from the coding sequence ATGATTGCTGATCAGCTTCTGGACATTGTCGATAATGGTGTTGTTATTATAGATGAGGATTACTCGGTCATCAAATGGAATCCCTGGATGGAAAAATTCAGCGGAATCAAGGCCTCGGAAATTTCAAACAAACCATTATTTGATTTTTATCCGCATCTCAAAGAAAGCCCCGGATTCATAAGAAACACAAAATCGGTTTTTAAATTTAAAAATGTAGTATTCATGTCCCAGAAACTCCATAAATTCCTTTTCCCAATGACCCCCAGACATATCAAGACGGGGTTTGAATTCATGCAGCAAAGATGCACCATGGGCCCTCTCCATGACGCCGAAGGCCGTTACAGATATCTTTATATAATAGTATACGACGTCACAGAACTGGCTGCGTCCGAACTTGAGAACAGAAAACTGAGTGTAACGGATGCCCTTACCGGATCATACAACAGACGATTCTTTGAAAACAGGCTCAAGGAGGAATTCGATCGCCATGCCCGCTATCACAGACCTCTCAGCATCATAGTTTTTGACATAGATTTTTTCAAGCAGGTGAATGACACATACGGCCATCTTGGAGGCGATTTCATTCTCAAAAATTTTGCTGAAAAAATCAGAAACAGAATCAGGTCGGTTGATTTATTTGCAAGATACGGAGGAGAAGAATTCTGCTGCCTTTTGCCTGAGACATGCAACAATGAGGCGGTCAAATTAGGAGAGTCGATAAGGCTTCTGATTGAGGACTCCTACTTCAACTACAATGACACATCCATCAGAATAACAGTCAGCCAGGGCGTAGCAGAACTATTACCGGACAAGGACACCCCTGACAGCTTCTTCAAAAGAGCAGATAAAGCTCTTTATGTTTCCAAGGAAACCGGAAGAAATAAGGTAACAAGCGGCAACAGCCTCCCTGAATTAATCGAGAATAATGAGCAGGATTCAATAACGCATGACCAGGGATGTCCGAAATGCGGCTCCCCTCTTCACTTCAAGGATAATCCTGTCAGCACAAAATGCGATATATGCAAAAAAGCCAGGGTCGCAGTTGTTCAATGCGGAAACGGACATTCAGTGTGTGATTCCTGCCAGAATAAAAGGATAGCAACCCTAATTCAAAATATCTGCCTGACCACAGAAGAAAAAGACATGATCGTTCTTCTTGAAACAATTATAGGTCAAGCTGCCATAGCGGTATGCAGCCCTGCGTATCATCTGCTCGTGCCGGCTGTAATCCTGACCACATACCGAAACCTTGGAGGCAATATCTCCGAGACCCAGATAAAGACAGGACTCGAAAGGGGCAAGTCAATTCCTTACGGAAGCTGCGGATTTTCAGGAATCTGCGCGGCATCTGCCGGGGTGGGCATAGCTCTAAGTATCATTCTTGAAGCATCACCAGATAAAATGAAAGAAAGAAACCTTCTTATAAAACTTACAGGCCAGATCAACCAGAGCCTTTCCCAATCATATTCACATACAAGCTGTTTTAATAATGTTGTAAAAGCGTTGTCTGAACTTGCGGAAGTGTCTGATCAGATTCTGCCGTTCAGACTTCTGGCATCCGAACCGCACAGAAAAGATTGA
- a CDS encoding chemotaxis protein CheC: MTDQPILSDEEKDILQEIMNIAFGSATEELVQVIDIYVHMNVPEVQVMRAKELPVYIQTNIIKESISSVVEQKFWGDFKGSGVLVFPGKTDRDLVHILDNGFSSEDTLDDRPLQTLQHEVLMEVGNILIGACVGKISDLLRTFVTYSPPQTILDSDNEFSYLADSFGEDQTAIVLKAVFEFEKKNVNGLLFILTNDESMEWLRQALIGFMEQY; this comes from the coding sequence ATGACAGATCAGCCAATCCTTTCTGACGAGGAAAAAGACATCCTCCAGGAAATCATGAATATTGCTTTTGGCAGCGCGACCGAGGAGCTTGTCCAGGTAATCGACATCTACGTTCATATGAACGTCCCGGAAGTCCAGGTAATGAGGGCCAAAGAACTTCCCGTTTACATCCAGACAAACATAATAAAGGAATCCATCAGCAGCGTTGTGGAACAAAAGTTCTGGGGGGATTTCAAAGGTTCGGGAGTGCTTGTCTTTCCTGGGAAAACGGACAGAGATCTTGTTCATATCCTGGACAACGGGTTTTCAAGTGAGGACACCCTGGATGATCGTCCATTGCAGACTCTACAGCATGAAGTTCTCATGGAGGTCGGTAATATTCTGATAGGCGCTTGTGTCGGTAAAATTTCAGACCTTTTAAGAACATTTGTAACCTACTCGCCACCCCAGACTATACTCGACAGCGATAACGAATTCTCATATCTTGCTGACTCATTTGGCGAAGATCAGACAGCCATAGTCCTTAAAGCAGTATTCGAGTTTGAAAAGAAAAATGTTAACGGACTTCTTTTTATCCTCACAAACGATGAATCTATGGAATGGCTCAGGCAGGCTTTAATCGGATTTATGGAGCAATATTAA
- a CDS encoding response regulator: protein MIKKILIVDDSPIARKMLRSSIPNNDSYEIMEASDGQKGVETFKVFEPDLTFMDLTMPVLSGYEALKEIKKFKPSAVVVVLTADIQPKSISSVMESGAYTVLKKPAQKQSIADTLEKASNYLSKLGEKQ, encoded by the coding sequence ATGATCAAAAAAATACTCATTGTTGATGACTCCCCAATAGCAAGAAAAATGCTGAGATCAAGCATACCCAATAATGATTCCTATGAAATAATGGAAGCTTCGGACGGCCAGAAAGGGGTTGAAACTTTCAAGGTATTTGAGCCTGACCTGACATTCATGGATCTTACCATGCCTGTGCTGAGTGGTTACGAAGCTCTTAAAGAAATCAAAAAGTTCAAACCTTCGGCTGTTGTTGTTGTTCTTACCGCAGATATCCAGCCTAAATCAATATCAAGCGTCATGGAAAGCGGAGCATACACTGTCCTTAAAAAGCCTGCACAGAAGCAGTCCATAGCAGATACACTTGAAAAAGCCTCCAATTATCTAAGCAAACTGGGGGAGAAACAATAA